A window of Solidesulfovibrio fructosivorans JJ] genomic DNA:
GTAGGTCAAAAGCAGCCCGGCCACCGGCACGAGGAGCAGGATGAAAAGCGCCGGATGGAGGAGGTAGTTGTTGAAAAGCGGCGTCATGAACCAGGACATGACGAGGAACAGCACCACCAGCGCGGCCACCACCGGCCAGAGCTTGCCGGCGGTACGGAGCGCGCGCTCGCGGACTTCGCCTTCGGACTTCTGGGCCAGCCACAGCGCGCCGTGGTGGGCGAAGAGGAAGACGAACAGCAGCCCACCGGCCAGGCCGTAGGGGTTGAGCAGGGTGAAGAGGTTGCCCTGCAGGATGCCGTCCTGGTCGAGGGGGATGCCCATGAAGATGTTGGCGAAGGCCACGCCAAGGAGCAAGGCCGGCAGGAAGCTGCCCAGGAAGTTGCAGACGTCCCAGAGCTTACGCCAGCCGGCGCTGTCCACCTTGGAGCGGAATTCCAGGGTGACGCCGCGCAGGATCAGCGAGAACAGCAGCAGCATCAGCGGCGTATAGAGGCTGGAAAACATGATGGCGTAGGTTTTCGGGAAAGCGGCGAAGGTCACGCCGCCGGCCGTGATGAGCCAGACTTCGTTGCCGTCCCAGAAGGGACCCATGGCGTTGTACATGATACGGGTTTCCGTATCGTTTTTGGAGAAGAAGGGACGGATGATGCCGATGCCGAAATCGTAGCCGTCCAGGACGAAATAAACCGCCCAGAGCACTCCCCAAAGGATGAACCAGATTGTTCCGAGATCCATG
This region includes:
- the cydB gene encoding cytochrome d ubiquinol oxidase subunit II, whose amino-acid sequence is MDLGTIWFILWGVLWAVYFVLDGYDFGIGIIRPFFSKNDTETRIMYNAMGPFWDGNEVWLITAGGVTFAAFPKTYAIMFSSLYTPLMLLLFSLILRGVTLEFRSKVDSAGWRKLWDVCNFLGSFLPALLLGVAFANIFMGIPLDQDGILQGNLFTLLNPYGLAGGLLFVFLFAHHGALWLAQKSEGEVRERALRTAGKLWPVVAALVVLFLVMSWFMTPLFNNYLLHPALFILLLVPVAGLLLTYKYRREARPLASWVGSALLIGGAALFGVFGIFPALLPSSLNPAWSLTIENSSSTPLTLSIMLGVALVFVPIVIIYQVWAMHLFRHPVTQEDLDYDEAY